The proteins below are encoded in one region of Flavobacterium nackdongense:
- a CDS encoding GH92 family glycosyl hydrolase produces MKYKILFVFFVFFGLFNSCKSEYQYDDALRFIDPQIGGVAPLLKPTKTRMHIPNAMVRVNPERKDYRDDQIRSFPLTAYNHRGDGIFNFLPVSGNLPLNKEPISAWDQELEQASPFYYSTWLEDFDITLEYAPGEKAGFYRFNYKNAKDKKVFLKDLNGTDWQLNAEGDLVGDLVFKEMKAYAYVKLDVPATLSQVKVSPQGVNTWLTWADASPQQINMKYGISYISLEQAKRNLSNEIPDWDFEKVKANARKQWQNLTNLIQVEGGTEANKRSFYTALYRSSERMVNISEEQKYYSSYDKKVHTDSKNFYVDDAIWDTFLAVHPLRTIFNPQMESDMISSYVRMFEQWGWMPQFPQVHGETVPMNGFHSTIMVLDAYRKGLKNIDYEKAYEGMKKNALQQTMVPWRSDVACELDQFYAEKGYFPALRPGEVETVPLVHPFEKRQAVAVTLAHSYDDWALAQMALELGKKEDYQYFLARATNYKNLYWKEKGFFMPKDKDGNWIDIDPKFDGGMGGRDYYDENNGWTYLWNVQQDIPGLQKLMGGKTVFKDRLDQLFREDLGRSNYELYAKFPDFTGIVGQFSMGNQPSFHIPYLYNFTDSPWKTQKKIRMLLNTWFKDNIFGMPGDEDGGATSAFVVFSAMGFYPITPGLPIYTIGSPWFTKSTLQLPEGKKFIISAPKCSETNKYIQSAKLNGKTLDGPWFTHNDIVKGGILELEMGAYPNKEWGSDPKSIPAIF; encoded by the coding sequence TTGAAATACAAGATTCTATTTGTTTTTTTTGTATTCTTCGGTCTATTCAATTCTTGTAAATCGGAATACCAGTACGACGATGCGCTACGGTTTATCGATCCGCAAATTGGCGGGGTGGCGCCGCTATTGAAGCCCACCAAAACAAGAATGCATATTCCCAATGCGATGGTGAGAGTCAATCCGGAACGAAAGGATTATCGCGACGATCAAATCCGGTCTTTTCCGCTTACGGCCTACAATCATCGAGGTGACGGTATTTTTAATTTTTTACCTGTTTCGGGCAATTTACCTCTTAACAAAGAGCCCATTTCGGCTTGGGATCAGGAATTAGAGCAAGCTTCACCGTTTTATTACTCCACTTGGCTCGAAGATTTTGATATTACACTAGAATATGCTCCCGGAGAAAAAGCAGGTTTTTATCGATTCAATTATAAAAATGCAAAAGACAAAAAAGTATTCCTCAAAGATTTGAACGGTACCGATTGGCAGTTGAATGCCGAAGGGGATTTGGTTGGCGACTTGGTGTTCAAAGAAATGAAAGCTTACGCCTACGTTAAATTAGATGTACCTGCCACCTTAAGTCAAGTAAAAGTTAGTCCACAGGGGGTTAATACTTGGCTAACTTGGGCAGATGCTTCACCGCAACAAATTAATATGAAATACGGAATTTCTTATATTAGTTTGGAGCAAGCCAAGCGAAATTTATCAAATGAAATTCCCGATTGGGATTTCGAAAAAGTTAAAGCGAATGCCCGTAAGCAATGGCAAAATTTGACCAATTTGATTCAGGTCGAAGGAGGAACGGAGGCTAATAAACGTTCCTTTTACACCGCTTTATATCGTAGTTCCGAACGAATGGTCAACATCAGCGAAGAACAAAAATATTATAGCAGTTATGATAAAAAAGTGCATACAGATTCCAAGAATTTTTATGTAGATGATGCTATTTGGGACACCTTTTTGGCGGTGCATCCACTTCGAACTATTTTTAATCCACAAATGGAATCGGATATGATTTCGTCCTACGTTCGAATGTTCGAACAATGGGGCTGGATGCCGCAATTTCCGCAAGTGCACGGCGAGACCGTCCCGATGAATGGATTCCATTCGACCATTATGGTATTGGATGCTTACCGAAAAGGGCTGAAAAACATAGATTACGAAAAGGCCTATGAGGGTATGAAAAAGAATGCTTTACAGCAAACAATGGTGCCTTGGCGTTCGGATGTCGCTTGCGAATTAGATCAGTTTTATGCCGAGAAAGGGTACTTTCCCGCCTTGCGTCCGGGCGAAGTTGAAACGGTTCCATTGGTACATCCTTTCGAGAAAAGACAAGCTGTCGCGGTAACCTTGGCGCACAGTTATGATGATTGGGCTTTGGCTCAGATGGCATTAGAATTAGGCAAAAAAGAAGATTATCAGTATTTCTTGGCAAGAGCTACAAATTACAAAAACTTGTATTGGAAAGAAAAAGGATTCTTTATGCCAAAAGATAAAGATGGAAACTGGATCGATATCGACCCTAAATTCGACGGTGGAATGGGAGGTCGTGATTATTACGATGAAAATAACGGTTGGACTTATTTGTGGAACGTACAACAAGACATTCCTGGTCTTCAAAAATTAATGGGAGGTAAAACGGTGTTCAAAGATAGATTGGATCAGCTTTTTAGAGAAGATTTAGGAAGAAGTAATTATGAATTGTATGCCAAATTTCCTGATTTTACAGGCATTGTAGGGCAATTTTCTATGGGAAACCAACCGAGCTTTCATATTCCTTATTTGTACAATTTTACAGACTCCCCTTGGAAAACCCAAAAAAAAATTAGGATGCTTTTAAACACTTGGTTCAAAGACAATATTTTTGGAATGCCTGGTGATGAAGATGGTGGCGCTACATCCGCTTTTGTGGTTTTCTCAGCTATGGGTTTTTATCCTATTACCCCCGGACTGCCTATTTACACTATCGGTAGCCCTTGGTTCACCAAATCAACCTTGCAACTTCCTGAGGGTAAAAAATTCATTATTTCGGCTCCAAAGTGCTCCGAAACCAACAAATACATTCAAAGCGCCAAATTGAACGGAAAAACTTTAGATGGACCTTGGTTTACCCATAATGATATTGTCAAGGGTGGAATTTTAGAACTAGAAATGGGAGCGTATCCCAATAAAGAATGGGGGAGCGATCCGAAAAGTATTCCAGCAATTTTTTGA
- the nirB gene encoding nitrite reductase large subunit NirB — translation MIKVIVVGNGMVGYKFCEKFIAKSGQEKFQITVFGEEPRRAYDRVHLSEYFAGKSADDLSMSTSAWYEENNIILNTSELVLKIDRVNKTIVTHLEKSYKYDYLVLATGSSAFVPPIPGVEKEGVFVYRTIEDLDAIMAYAKKIKQNGATEAAVLGGGLLGLEAAKAVRDLGLNPHVVEFAPRLMPRQLDKGASDMLQSKIEELHIGIHLNKATQYIDGENSIKGMMFANDELLKVDMLVISAGIKPRDELARVSGLVVGERGGVLVNNTMQTSDPFIYAIGEVALYNQMIYGLVAPGYEMADVAAEQILGGDKAMRETIDMSTQLKLIGVEVASFGDPFIENDDVVAIVFENKFSGIYKRINVTKDGKTLLGGILVGDSSDYNGLFQIYSNAMALPPNPEDLILGSRGGEGSTMGSAMDLPDTAVICSCENVTKGSICCAITDGSCETLSDVVKLTKATSGCGGCKPMVVDLVKAAQKSIGKEIKESICEHFHFTRQELFDIVKINKYTNYYEVIDHHGSGDGCEVCKPVVASIFSSIYNDTANKHVTTQDTNDRFLANIQRNGTYSVVPRVAAGEITPEKLIVIGQVAQQFNLYTKITGAQRVDLFGAHVSDLPEIWRILIENGFESGHAYGKSLRAVKSCVGNAWCRYGMDDSTTFAIELENRYKGIRSPHKLKGGVSACIRECAEARGKDFGVIAVEGGWNLYICGNGGANPKHAVLLAEQIDKETVFKYMDRFLMYYIRTAGPLVRTSTWLEKLDGGLDYLKEVIIHDRIGICEALEAEMASLIGTFECEWKQVLEKPRLMKRFSHFVNSDDKDDNIEYVPLRDQKMPKPW, via the coding sequence ATGATTAAAGTTATAGTAGTCGGAAACGGCATGGTAGGCTATAAGTTTTGCGAAAAATTTATCGCAAAATCAGGTCAAGAAAAATTTCAAATCACAGTATTTGGCGAAGAGCCAAGACGCGCTTACGACCGAGTTCATTTGAGCGAATACTTCGCCGGCAAGAGCGCCGACGATTTGTCTATGTCAACTTCTGCTTGGTATGAAGAAAATAATATAATTTTAAACACATCAGAATTAGTACTCAAGATCGATAGGGTCAACAAAACGATTGTCACACATTTAGAAAAATCGTACAAGTACGACTACTTAGTTTTGGCCACGGGTTCTTCCGCTTTTGTTCCGCCAATTCCTGGAGTAGAAAAAGAAGGTGTTTTTGTGTACCGAACCATCGAGGATTTGGACGCTATTATGGCCTACGCCAAAAAAATAAAACAAAATGGAGCAACCGAAGCTGCGGTATTGGGTGGCGGTTTACTTGGTCTTGAAGCTGCAAAAGCAGTTCGTGACTTGGGGTTGAATCCGCACGTTGTGGAATTCGCTCCACGATTGATGCCAAGACAATTAGACAAAGGCGCTAGCGATATGCTTCAATCTAAAATTGAGGAACTCCATATTGGGATTCACCTCAACAAAGCAACCCAATATATCGATGGTGAAAATAGTATCAAAGGGATGATGTTTGCCAATGATGAATTACTAAAAGTAGATATGTTGGTAATTTCGGCAGGAATAAAACCGCGTGACGAACTCGCAAGAGTTTCTGGATTAGTGGTCGGAGAACGCGGCGGTGTTCTGGTCAATAATACCATGCAAACATCAGATCCTTTTATTTACGCTATTGGTGAAGTGGCGTTGTATAACCAAATGATTTATGGTCTTGTAGCTCCGGGTTACGAAATGGCCGATGTAGCTGCCGAGCAAATTCTGGGTGGCGATAAAGCAATGAGAGAAACCATCGATATGTCTACTCAATTGAAATTAATTGGAGTAGAAGTAGCCAGTTTTGGTGATCCTTTTATTGAAAATGACGATGTGGTTGCCATCGTTTTCGAAAATAAATTCAGTGGTATTTACAAAAGAATCAATGTAACCAAAGATGGTAAAACGCTTCTTGGCGGCATTCTGGTAGGAGATTCATCCGATTATAATGGATTGTTTCAAATTTATAGCAATGCGATGGCCTTACCTCCAAATCCTGAAGATTTAATTTTAGGTTCAAGAGGTGGTGAAGGTTCTACTATGGGAAGCGCGATGGATTTGCCTGATACCGCCGTAATTTGTTCTTGTGAGAATGTAACTAAAGGAAGTATTTGCTGCGCGATTACCGATGGTAGTTGCGAAACTTTATCTGATGTAGTCAAATTGACCAAAGCAACATCAGGTTGCGGAGGTTGCAAACCAATGGTGGTCGACTTGGTCAAGGCAGCTCAAAAATCAATTGGGAAAGAAATAAAAGAGAGTATTTGCGAGCATTTTCATTTTACCCGACAAGAATTATTCGATATTGTAAAAATCAATAAATACACTAATTATTACGAGGTAATCGATCATCACGGAAGTGGCGATGGTTGCGAGGTGTGTAAACCCGTTGTAGCCTCTATTTTCTCCAGTATTTATAACGATACGGCCAATAAACACGTGACAACTCAAGATACTAATGATAGATTTTTGGCCAATATTCAGCGAAACGGAACTTATTCTGTCGTTCCAAGAGTAGCTGCTGGCGAGATTACACCTGAGAAATTGATCGTTATTGGTCAAGTAGCCCAACAATTTAATTTATATACCAAAATTACAGGAGCACAACGTGTCGATTTATTTGGCGCACACGTTAGTGATTTGCCCGAAATTTGGCGAATTCTTATCGAAAATGGTTTCGAAAGTGGTCACGCTTACGGAAAATCGTTACGAGCGGTCAAAAGTTGCGTCGGAAATGCTTGGTGTCGCTATGGTATGGATGACAGCACCACTTTTGCAATCGAATTGGAAAATAGATACAAGGGCATTCGTTCACCGCACAAGTTAAAAGGCGGGGTTTCGGCTTGTATTCGCGAATGTGCCGAGGCGAGAGGAAAAGATTTTGGAGTGATTGCTGTCGAAGGCGGTTGGAATTTGTACATCTGCGGAAACGGTGGTGCCAATCCGAAACACGCAGTTTTATTAGCAGAACAAATTGACAAAGAAACCGTTTTTAAGTATATGGATCGTTTTCTGATGTACTATATCCGTACTGCCGGGCCTTTGGTAAGAACATCAACTTGGTTAGAAAAGCTCGACGGAGGTTTAGATTATTTGAAAGAAGTGATTATTCATGACCGCATCGGCATCTGCGAAGCTTTAGAAGCGGAAATGGCATCCTTGATTGGAACCTTCGAATGCGAATGGAAACAAGTGCTCGAAAAACCAAGATTGATGAAACGATTCAGCCATTTTGTGAATTCTGACGACAAAGACGATAACATCGAATACGTTCCGTTACGAGATCAAAAAATGCCAAAACCTTGGTAA
- the nirD gene encoding nitrite reductase small subunit NirD yields MENLINEYQSVAIEDVKVWFKAGTLKDFPSNRGGCIKYKNKQIAVFNFERRNEWYACQNACPHKMEMVLSRGMTGSADGVPKIACPMHKKTFSLVDGSNLNGEEYSIATYPVKVVDEEVFVGFLE; encoded by the coding sequence ATGGAAAACCTAATAAACGAATACCAATCAGTTGCAATTGAAGATGTTAAAGTCTGGTTCAAAGCCGGCACATTAAAAGATTTTCCAAGCAATAGAGGAGGGTGTATCAAATATAAAAACAAACAAATTGCCGTTTTTAACTTCGAAAGAAGAAACGAATGGTATGCGTGTCAAAACGCTTGCCCACATAAAATGGAAATGGTTTTGTCCAGAGGAATGACCGGATCTGCTGATGGTGTACCCAAAATAGCTTGCCCTATGCACAAAAAAACTTTTTCACTTGTGGATGGTTCCAACCTGAATGGCGAAGAATATTCAATTGCCACTTATCCTGTAAAAGTAGTCGATGAAGAAGTATTCGTTGGCTTTTTGGAATAA
- a CDS encoding DUF4202 domain-containing protein: protein MTQFQNASAWIDAENAQDPNSEIYQSKAHPKELLYSNRMYERLMDFCPNASEQVQIASKAQHICRWKMPRESYPMDRVGYLKWREELKKFHAQTTAQILAKAGYSDEFIDRVSFLIEKKLLKKDTETQLLEDVICLVFLEFYFDPFVQKHNREKMKNIILKTWNKMSELGQQEALKINFSQDNLQLIKEALGL, encoded by the coding sequence ATGACACAATTTCAGAACGCCAGTGCGTGGATTGATGCCGAAAATGCTCAAGATCCGAACAGCGAAATATACCAATCTAAAGCACATCCAAAAGAGCTTTTATATTCGAATAGAATGTATGAACGGTTGATGGATTTTTGTCCAAACGCTTCAGAACAAGTTCAAATAGCATCCAAAGCGCAACACATTTGCCGCTGGAAAATGCCTCGCGAATCTTATCCGATGGATCGTGTGGGTTATTTGAAATGGCGGGAAGAATTGAAAAAATTTCACGCACAAACTACAGCCCAAATTTTGGCGAAAGCCGGATATTCTGACGAATTTATTGACAGAGTTTCATTTCTTATCGAAAAAAAATTACTCAAAAAAGACACCGAAACCCAACTCCTCGAAGACGTTATTTGTCTCGTTTTTTTGGAATTCTATTTTGACCCTTTTGTACAAAAACACAACAGAGAAAAAATGAAAAATATTATTCTAAAAACTTGGAATAAAATGTCCGAATTGGGTCAGCAAGAAGCCTTAAAAATCAATTTCAGCCAAGACAATTTGCAGTTGATAAAGGAAGCGCTAGGGCTATAA
- a CDS encoding sensor histidine kinase: MENESKEIVDIVKFKKLRRLYIFALLTIAITVILSQILIQYNLYNQLSDSRIINISGKQRMLSQKLTKEILILNFVPKVQRDAKEIERVNDILALWQFNQNALEKGNDSLRFPKEKSAELSNLFEGIQPNFNAIAKAAEAFLQNKKLGLGEKKNQQLLQTILQNEPIFLEKMNQIVGQYDQEALEKVTLQSKTEYGILVFTLLVLLLEFLFIFRPTNNKVEMLISKLLFSEKKALKLAHDTEVISEAKENSVKELKSLNYAMENTLLYCRVAPNGAIIHIGEKFSKLLQYNPFISDKTFAEALTSVEKEQNYINQIILEKQRTGWQGEINITTKNEQSIWLDLSMVPVTIKNDESELLVICFDITERKKAEQEVDRLNKQNTDDKLNQQKIISSKIVENQENEQNRIAKEIHDGIGQMLTGLKFSLESINLEDKDKAEQKIEYLKKLSLDIIKGVRTATFNLMPPELSDHGIVPSLLKLTQELSKLTGKEILFYNKTDFDQRLDSLVEINMYRLTQEAINNALKYADSSHIIVQLSHSPTLLSIIIDDNGKGFDVTSVDKKRNSESGMGLLFMKERIQYINGRVFFNSIPGEGTRITFNIPI; encoded by the coding sequence ATGGAAAACGAAAGCAAAGAGATTGTCGATATTGTAAAATTCAAAAAGTTGAGGCGATTGTATATTTTCGCTTTGCTAACGATTGCTATAACGGTAATTTTGAGCCAAATCCTTATTCAATACAATCTGTACAATCAATTAAGTGATTCTAGAATTATCAATATTTCAGGTAAGCAGCGAATGCTCAGTCAAAAATTGACCAAAGAAATTTTAATATTAAATTTCGTTCCTAAAGTTCAAAGGGATGCCAAAGAAATCGAACGTGTCAATGACATTCTTGCCTTATGGCAATTCAATCAAAACGCTTTAGAAAAAGGCAATGACAGCTTGCGGTTTCCAAAGGAAAAAAGCGCGGAACTTTCCAATTTGTTTGAAGGAATTCAGCCCAATTTTAATGCTATAGCTAAGGCTGCCGAAGCATTTCTCCAAAATAAAAAACTTGGACTTGGGGAGAAAAAAAACCAACAGTTGCTTCAAACAATACTCCAAAACGAGCCTATTTTTCTCGAAAAAATGAACCAAATTGTCGGGCAATACGACCAAGAAGCGCTCGAGAAAGTTACCTTACAAAGTAAAACCGAGTACGGAATTTTAGTTTTCACACTGCTGGTCTTGCTTTTGGAATTTCTTTTTATTTTCAGACCAACGAATAATAAAGTAGAAATGCTCATTTCTAAACTTTTATTTTCAGAAAAGAAAGCGTTAAAACTGGCACACGATACCGAGGTCATCAGTGAAGCAAAGGAAAATTCGGTAAAAGAATTGAAATCGCTAAATTATGCGATGGAAAACACCTTGCTCTATTGCCGAGTTGCTCCTAATGGTGCTATTATTCATATTGGAGAAAAATTCTCCAAACTGTTACAATACAATCCGTTTATTTCTGACAAAACTTTTGCTGAGGCATTAACTTCGGTTGAAAAAGAGCAAAACTATATCAATCAAATTATTCTCGAAAAACAGCGAACCGGCTGGCAGGGCGAGATTAATATTACGACCAAAAACGAGCAATCTATTTGGCTCGACCTATCGATGGTTCCAGTGACCATCAAGAACGATGAATCGGAATTGTTGGTGATTTGCTTTGACATCACCGAACGAAAAAAAGCAGAACAAGAAGTCGATCGATTGAATAAACAAAATACAGACGATAAACTCAATCAGCAAAAAATTATTTCAAGTAAGATTGTCGAAAACCAAGAAAACGAACAAAATCGAATTGCCAAAGAAATACACGATGGCATCGGACAAATGCTTACAGGTTTGAAATTTAGCCTTGAAAGCATTAATTTAGAAGACAAAGACAAGGCAGAACAAAAAATAGAATACCTCAAAAAATTGTCCCTAGACATCATCAAAGGAGTTCGAACCGCCACCTTCAACTTGATGCCACCTGAATTGAGCGATCACGGAATTGTTCCCTCGCTGCTCAAACTGACGCAAGAATTATCGAAGCTAACAGGAAAGGAAATTCTGTTCTACAACAAAACTGATTTTGACCAACGATTGGACTCCTTAGTCGAAATCAATATGTATCGATTGACGCAGGAAGCGATTAATAATGCCTTGAAATATGCCGATTCTTCGCATATTATTGTGCAACTCTCGCACAGTCCCACACTTTTGAGCATCATCATCGATGATAACGGCAAAGGATTTGATGTTACTTCAGTGGATAAAAAGAGAAACAGTGAATCCGGAATGGGCTTGCTGTTTATGAAGGAAAGAATTCAATACATCAATGGTCGGGTGTTTTTTAATTCCATCCCGGGCGAAGGCACCCGAATTACGTTTAATATTCCGATTTAA
- a CDS encoding YXWGXW repeat-containing protein: MDDGDGRWEMGDGRWEMDDGRWMMGDGRWEMDDGRWKMGDGRWMMDDGRWEFTKTTINNKQQTINP; this comes from the coding sequence ATGGATGATGGAGATGGGAGATGGGAGATGGGAGATGGAAGATGGGAGATGGATGATGGGAGATGGATGATGGGAGATGGGAGATGGGAGATGGATGATGGGAGATGGAAGATGGGAGATGGGAGATGGATGATGGATGATGGGAGATGGGAGTTTACAAAAACAACAATAAACAATAAACAACAAACTATAAACCCTTAA
- a CDS encoding response regulator transcription factor, with protein sequence MSNSIKVVLADDHVFVRDGIKSLLENEANIEVVGEATDGLEALIAVENNQPDLLILDIRMPNMTGIEVVEKLRSQNNLVKIVMLSMHESEEYVLKSIKAGADGYLLKGSSKEEFLKAVHTVAEGGKYFSGDISSILIGQLTHPTSFSDTKQPISEEMMITKREKEILSLLLSGKGNKEIAEALDISKRTAEVHRFNLMKKLKVKNLIELSNKASEYSLL encoded by the coding sequence ATGAGTAATTCAATTAAAGTGGTTTTGGCAGATGATCACGTTTTTGTTAGAGATGGCATCAAATCATTATTAGAAAACGAAGCCAATATTGAAGTTGTTGGCGAAGCGACAGATGGTTTAGAGGCATTAATTGCAGTCGAAAACAATCAGCCCGATTTGTTAATTCTTGATATTCGTATGCCCAATATGACAGGAATTGAAGTAGTTGAAAAACTCAGAAGCCAAAACAATTTGGTGAAAATTGTAATGCTTTCGATGCACGAATCAGAAGAATACGTTTTGAAATCCATCAAAGCAGGTGCCGACGGGTATTTGTTGAAAGGGTCGAGTAAGGAAGAATTTCTGAAAGCCGTCCATACTGTTGCGGAAGGTGGAAAATATTTTAGCGGTGATATTTCCTCAATTTTGATAGGTCAATTGACTCATCCTACTAGTTTTTCCGATACGAAACAGCCTATTAGTGAGGAAATGATGATTACCAAAAGAGAAAAAGAAATACTTAGTTTGTTATTGTCTGGTAAAGGAAATAAAGAAATTGCGGAAGCCTTAGACATCAGCAAACGAACCGCCGAAGTGCATCGTTTTAATTTGATGAAGAAATTAAAAGTCAAAAACCTTATCGAACTTTCAAATAAGGCATCGGAGTATTCTTTACTATAG
- a CDS encoding MFS transporter — translation MSSISTNQPLSSLNIFSFKGVQMRTFHITWLTFFFCFFAWFGMASLMPLAKEQLHLTKDQLGNIQIASVSATIIARLLIGRLVDAFGPRLVYTWLLIICAVPVLLIGTSQSYESFLLFRLAIGVIGASFVITQFHTSVMFAPVIKGTANATAGGFGNAGAGLANITMPLIAAGFVGLGVCTHEDSWRYAMIVPGVLLLVFAYLYLRYTKDLPNGNYKELGIANQKKENTFMLAVKDYRTWVLTVAYAACFGVEITIDNFAPIYFTDTFGASLKTAGVCAGIFGMINIFARPLGGIIADKVGKIYGFSGKNLLLALLLIVEGIGIIFFGLTNELGFAIFLMFLFGMSLKMANGATYSLVPFINPKAVGSVAGIVGAGGNIGAMLIAFLFKAKAVKFTKDLIDADGVTKTKELIDYTNAFYTLGIIILITGLIVLVVKYAVKNSNED, via the coding sequence ATGAGTTCAATTTCAACCAATCAACCGCTTTCTAGTTTAAATATTTTTAGTTTTAAAGGCGTTCAAATGCGCACTTTTCATATTACTTGGTTAACTTTTTTCTTTTGTTTTTTCGCTTGGTTCGGAATGGCATCGCTGATGCCCCTGGCAAAAGAGCAGTTGCATTTAACTAAAGATCAACTTGGAAATATTCAAATCGCATCTGTTTCTGCAACCATCATTGCAAGGTTATTGATAGGTCGGTTGGTCGATGCATTTGGACCGCGATTAGTATATACTTGGCTTTTAATAATTTGTGCAGTACCAGTTTTATTGATAGGAACTTCGCAGTCGTATGAAAGTTTTTTGCTCTTTAGATTGGCCATTGGTGTAATCGGGGCTTCATTTGTAATTACACAATTTCATACTTCAGTAATGTTTGCACCAGTTATAAAGGGGACTGCAAATGCTACGGCAGGTGGATTCGGTAATGCAGGCGCAGGGTTGGCAAATATTACTATGCCTCTGATTGCAGCGGGATTTGTTGGGTTAGGTGTTTGTACTCACGAAGATAGTTGGCGTTATGCTATGATTGTGCCAGGAGTATTATTGTTGGTTTTTGCTTATTTGTATTTGAGATATACCAAAGACTTGCCTAATGGGAATTATAAAGAACTTGGCATCGCAAATCAGAAAAAAGAAAATACCTTTATGTTGGCTGTTAAAGATTATCGCACTTGGGTTTTAACGGTAGCTTATGCGGCCTGTTTTGGTGTTGAAATTACGATTGATAATTTTGCTCCCATTTACTTCACCGATACCTTCGGAGCTAGTCTAAAAACAGCTGGAGTTTGCGCAGGTATTTTCGGTATGATCAATATTTTCGCAAGACCTTTGGGCGGTATAATTGCGGATAAAGTGGGTAAAATTTATGGGTTTTCTGGTAAAAATTTATTGCTCGCATTGTTATTAATCGTAGAAGGAATAGGTATTATTTTCTTTGGGTTGACCAATGAACTAGGTTTTGCTATATTTTTAATGTTTTTGTTCGGTATGAGTTTGAAAATGGCCAATGGAGCTACCTACAGCCTTGTGCCTTTTATAAATCCAAAAGCAGTAGGTAGTGTGGCAGGAATAGTAGGAGCAGGTGGCAATATTGGGGCAATGCTGATTGCCTTTTTATTCAAAGCCAAAGCAGTCAAATTTACCAAAGACCTAATCGATGCCGATGGTGTAACAAAAACAAAAGAGTTAATTGATTACACCAATGCTTTTTATACTTTGGGAATAATCATTTTGATTACGGGACTAATTGTCCTAGTAGTGAAGTATGCTGTAAAAAATTCGAATGAAGATTAG